In the genome of Arachis stenosperma cultivar V10309 chromosome 6, arast.V10309.gnm1.PFL2, whole genome shotgun sequence, the window aaataaaaaataatttttataattaaataaaatatatagggttaatttgtaattaaaattagaaatggACTATTTAGCAGTTattgaaaaacttaaaaaacatgttttgttATGGGACCATTTAATGGTCCAAACATTCTGGGACCATCGAATCCTTTACCATGTGACTTCTCCTATTTTCAAAAGCTATTTTATCACTCCTATTTAATGCACTACTTTAAAACAAGGACTTCTATAATAACTTtctaaacacaaaataacttttttaaaagTTGTTATTGATAAAAGTCCTTATATTTTAATCTCTCTTTTCAAAAGAACTTATTTAAAAAGTTTAGCCAAACTTACCCTATATAACAAACAAAATTCATCCATTGAAACAAGTTGATTATGTCTTCTCTCTTCCACCctcttccctttcttttttttcttcttcttcttttttttaatattcaagAATAAGAAAACTTATGGGAATCATGAAAAATTATACTATTATAAAGAACAACTACGacataaatttagaaaatttcTTCTaggaatattatttattattcacTCTTCTTATGGTACGtcaactttaatttcaatagtttttcttacttatttcaaaattcatactatacatttttcttttgaaaataatttatcaaaataatgcacagtaattaaattttgaaatggCAAGGCAGAGATAATTTTATTCTGATACCACATGTTAGATATTTTATAAAACCAGTAATTTGCGTACCTCCAGCCATTGCCAATAAATTCTTTGATTTAATTTGGAACTTTCAATTCTTGAATCACAGAGAGCCAGATGGAATCAAGGTGtattttattgttcttgtgATTAGAATTGGGAACCCAAATTTTATAAAGTTTATGATGAACAGTCGTATTCTTTCCATCAAAGAACAGACCAACTatcaatataataataaataattacatCACCACTCAAACTAATTTCTATATTAACAAATTAGAccacaattaaaataaaaattctaacaTTAAAACTATGGgatcaaaaattttaaaacttttaaaactattttgaaTTAAAATGAAGCACTATTTAACACAAAAGGGTAAGTATACTTTTACAGTAGTGTTcgtaattttcttaaaaaatatttttaagtttatttaattttttttaatattttttatatgtgtCAAAATAATTCCTACACTAACTTTATTTAAAACGataggaataaaataaaaaatttacaaaaataacattaacacaaataaaaaatattaaagacaaaattaaatgaataaaaaatattagaaataaaattaaataaaattaaacgttaataatatttaaaaaaacataaatattatatacaaaaaaatattttacccaaaaataaaaaatatgcatttcctttgtttacaatttttttcattaaaataaaatatgtatttttattttatttttttaaattaggagTAAAATTATTCAAACTCAATATTTTAATATGAGAATGAAGATACTATGTCGTTTGAGTTATTGCTCGTTTGCGTGCATATCCTTGTTACACCAGATAAAGACAACAATTAAATTGTTGAACAAAATTCTCAGTTCGTTATCACCAAGTCTCCTAAGTCCTAATACTATATTAATGTTACAATTAGGTATATATCTTTACAGCTGATACAATTTTgacatttataaaaaaatagttaagaTTTATTAGAATAATATTCATTAAagcttaattaatttttttaatacacgAACAACAAATGCTCTTCaaattttttctaaattaaataaaaaataaaaataaaaatcccaaccAAATTTCTtatgaaaaatcaataaatctAAAAATGCAACGGTAACAAATTTACAAAtcaaatttctaaaaatttactataaaatatataatctGTACTGATCAAATCTAATAAAATCCCTAATCAAACGATAATAAACCTGCAAATCAAATTCGAATAAaccaaaaattaaacttttacaaaaaaaaaaaaaacccataAAACCGAGAAACCTATAAATATGTATCAAACATTGCTACAAAACAGAGGTTTTGTTTGCTTTCTAGTTTCTAGGACTAAGTAAGAGTTAGTGaaagtttaaataaaaaaaaaactatatattAATATGAGTGggtgtattatttttaatattatattaagaGAAGTATTAAGGTCCagcaatttttataatttgtaacCATCAAGTAGTTATCAATGattttttaatggtgtgagattttaTCCAATGATATAGAATTACTCACTCTTTTTTTACTGGTTACATGCTTgtcaaaatttaataaagttgCTGACCAATATTTTTCCTTATATTAATACTGGTTAAAATTGGGTATTAAATTTATGTGAGGCCGTCCTTAGTTGTCCACGACACACACAGCACATATACCTTACAAGCCTTGTAAACTTCTCCGGACACTCTTATATAGGTCCATTCTGTCAATCTCAATATAATCGCATACTTAGAGAAAGTGCTTAATTAGGTTTATTAAGCATGGCTCTTTCTCGTACTCTAATAATAATCCTTGTTGCATTTTCTACCATCTTCTCAACCATAGCTGTCGAAGAATACATAGTTGGAGATGACTATGGTTGGAGAACATTATTTGATTACCAAGCTTGGGCTGCAGACAAGAATTTCTATGTTGGGGACCGGATTGGTAATTAAACTCATTCAATTCATACTTATATAACTTAGAGATGTAAATTATATTTAGAGAAGTAAgtttatttaattatcaatttatttaaaatgatatccaaattaaaatgaataaagaaatcaatattaaaaaaaaataacgtTCATGACTCTccaatctttttcttcttattctatttataaGATGTAcatgctttttatttttatcagaTTAGAATAATATATACTTTAGtctattttacaaaaatatcattGAATAAtcattataatattatatataaattagtgataattattatttggttgataataatatacatatatatttattaagtaataaatatatttatttttaatattttgttgttcatcatgaaatatataaataattttaaattaaatatttttataacaagttaaatgttttgtattatgtgttaaaatattcaaaataaataaaatttatcacaataataataaagtgtatgttattttaattttaaaagaaaaaaaatatacatcttagaaatAGAGAAGAACTAGTTAAATATTATCAATGAACTATAACTCAAACGACATAGTTTTTTTAGATTGCGAGTTCGAGTATCACTTctaactttgaaaaaaaaaaaaaaatatcatttaaatatTCCTGACCttaatttattgatattttggctaaattaatttgtccggtctaattttaataaaaataatactttaatttattatatgtgttaaattttaattattaaaaaatatctttaaaaaatatattttaaggGACTTCCATTATTTAAATATTGTACAGGAGAAAAACATCATTTTGTCATATTAAGAATTATATACTTATGTTAATGTAGAATTGAATATGTTTATAGTGTTCAAGTATGTTCCCGGGTGGGACAACGTGGTGAGAGTGAATCCAGATGAGTTTATAACTTGTTCAGTTTCTCCTAATGCAATAACATTGAGTAGTGGAGAAGATGAGATTATATTTGGAGGCACAGGGGCAAGATGGTACATTTCAAGTATTGGTAATCATTGTAAATTGGGACAAAAGCTTGCTATATATGTGTGGCCAGCATGGTTTCCTCCATTACCTTCTCCTGCACCATGGACTCCTATAACACCTTCCGCTGATCCTCCTTATACACCACCTGCACCATGGACTCCTATAACGCCTTCAATAGTTACGCCACCTGCACCATTGACTCCTATAATGCCTCCTTCTGAACCTCCTTATGCACCATCTGCACCATGGACTCCAATAACACCTTCCGCTGATCCTCCTTATACACCACCTGCACCATGGACTCCTATAACGCCTTCAATAGTTACGCCACCTGCACCATTCACTCCTATAATGCCTCCTTCTGAACCTCCTTATGCACCATCTGCACCATGGACTCCTATTACACCTTCGGTCGAGCCTCCTTATGCACCTGCACCATGGACTCCTATAACGCCTTCACCTGAACCTCCTTATGCACCATGGACTCCTATAACACCTTCAACTGAATCTCCTTATGCACCTCAAATAATACCTACCCCAATCGCACAAGCACCACGGACTCCTGGAACACCTTCATCTTCTATATCTCCTGCACCTGCACCTTCCTCCCAGCTTCATTATGCTTCATGGACTACTAGCTTCTCCCACTTTGCTCGATCAATGCCAAAGAAACCATTCAAAATATCTCATTCAAATTTACTAGGTGTTTGAGGATGATCATATAATATTCGATTATTTAGGAAGCTATTTTTCTGGTAATAATGAGAAATAttatatagataaataaaatgtaTTTGTAAACATATTATAGagtttaggatttagaatttatttattacCATCAACTATTTGTGAAATGTATGTGTTTAAGTGATATCGGCCCGTATACAAATGTCTTATCATTGAAACTTCATATGTAATTAATCGTACAAAGGCTGTGgcatttaataaaaaatgaacatAGACAAATTTTAACGAGGGAGAGAGGTGGAGACTGTCAGGCTGAGCGACAGAGAAAAGACCATCTGGATGAACCACGTGTGAATGGAGGAGGGAAAATAGGAATGAGATAGAATGAAAGATAGAATGAAAACATGATGGACAATATATTAAGAAAATATTATACGTtgtctaattttaataatttaaatttaaaattaattattttaataaattaaatatttaattttaataattaatttaactttttttaaattattgttcaatctttatattatttatctatattgtttttattttatttttgtttgagaGTCTCAACTTTTGTTGttcatttctttttttgttgttcatttctttctttattgtttttttGCGATTTACTTCTATCTGGTCGTTATTCTTTGATATATATTTTGAACACATGATATAAATTAGAGTTGTGTTACATGCATACCACTTTCAGTCGCTATTTTCAGCCATTGTATTTATATACGTAAATaatacaaaattcaaaaattaaaatcaaaattttactTTCAACCTCACTCTCACTCTTTACACGCGTTGAAATAACCgttcctctttctctttctctcactctcactctccGACACGATTCCATCCTCATTCTCCCTCTTAAGGGTGATTCTCCTTTCGCTCTCTGGTGGcacaatttttcttcttctttctctctggcGGTacaattcttcttcactctctTTTAGGAGCGGTTGTGATTCTTCTTCCTCTGTCTCAGGTGCGGTACTCTCTGTCTTAGACACGGTGTTTTCTGTCTCAAGCGTGAACTTATTCGActgcatttttcttgtttgattctACAAAGTAAGCTTCTATTCCTTGTACTTCTATCAGCTTCTTCGATGGTATTTTTCTTGTTCGTTTTGAGCTTCTATCAACTTCTTCGACTGTATTTTTCTTCTTCGactgtattttttttcttcgttTTGAGTTTCTATAAATTAATTTGTGTTGTGCATAGTTTGTACTCTCAAACAAAAATTTATACTAAAAATCTTTAAGTTAGGATTTTGAATTGAAGTCTTAGTTGAATAGGAGATCagttctctttattttcttccaGCAACATCTTCGAGCTCTTGATTATTAGTAGACTATTAATTGattataattgaatttttgTGATATGAGTTGGAGTATGTTTGATTATTATACTAAATACATATTCAGTTTTTAAAACATGATATTAAAGCATAGTTAATATCGACAATATGTTTGATTATAACTGAATTTTTGTGATATGATTTTGAATCTGTTTAATTATAACTTCTTGCCTTACCCACCTTTCAGGTTTGTGTTTAATAAGTCCTCGTTCCTTGCTCCTCATTGTGTTTTGCTCTGCTATATTACTCTGCATGCAAAGATTGAAATTCTGAAAAATGAActgaaagaggaaaagaagggtCATGAAGCCATTTCGGCCAAGtctaaggagctagaggagcaATTACAAAGGTTAGACATTCAGCCTTTTTCATATAGTGTATCATGAACATGTTCGTATTCTACTTATTGTATTTGTGTTTAAGCTGGTAAGTCACATATCGTATTATTTTGCTTGGCAATACTAAATTACTACACATATTTTTCAAGAATCGGATGTCATTGAATCTCTGAagttatttctaatttttaattcttgtgTTAGTTACAAGTAAAAGCATAATTGCTGATAATGAACTTAGAACCAGCAAGTAAGGCTGTAATTCCAATTAAAGAAGTTTCCATACTTTGATTATTATACTAAAAATTTGATTATGAGTTGGAGTATGTTTGATTATTATATTGAATGAGTTTGATTACACTCAATATTGTTAAATAAGATAGGAAGAAGCATAtaaaaaatgtgaaagaaaGATCATAGACAAGTTCAgtgtttgattaattttattattattgctaaAATGTTTTATTATCACTTTATTGATtgctattttttgtttttttttttagctacCTGTAGAGTTACCTTCGGTGTTGAGCATTACCTCTAACCAACCATATGACTTTATATCCTTATTAAACTTAATGCAATAAAGCCACCATTTGAATGAAcaatagttttattttttttgtaatagaTTTGTTACATGTTGTAATGAAACTcttgccttttttttcttttgtaatagttttaattttgattttacaTGTGGTTAGTGAATTTATACTTAACATTTTGAGTTATCtgatattttgaattattattgATTTAGGAACATGATGATCGGATTCTTGTgtggtaaagaatttcacaaataaattctcgttaaaagtatagcttctaaaccaacaaagaatgctatcatacaaaaatttggttgtcacaagtaacaaacccctataaaaataaaccgaagtattcaaatctcgagtcgtctctcaaggaattgcaggaaagtgttcttgttattggttatgtaATGGTATATTTTAGGGTTTTTGGAttaagagaacaagaaaaagtaaattgcaaaaggagtaaactaataactagagaagctcttggcaaggtttaGTGGTAAAGGATCTCTAcccttatcactaaccacaatatgagaattggcatggatcaatctcattaaatcatcctctacctagtaaaggaaagttaaatgagctatatcaatccaagtccataaatcctagctctccaccaattcaattagtgagaactagagtcaatggctaccaatcatcaattacttggacattagtaactcaagagttcctaagttaccatcccaagtcaagaacataaaatcctactctaacatccttccaagcattttgtcaaacacttggtaggcacaacacaaaagcatagaaaagcaataagagataaaaattcaaacaactaattgaaagcatcaataacataaattgaagaaagcaatcataaatatgaaatacctcaaattgcattaaatagaaaatcagATCTAACATGAacagttcataaactaaattgtcAACATAAAGTaatcaacaagaaaaataaataaactagaatgctagaacaaataaaagtagaggagaaactaaattaaaggaacattgaacctggaattgagaagaaataaacctaaaactaagagaaatcctaaaacctagagagaggagagagcctctctcccTAAAAAAcaacatctaaaacctaaattgtgaataatgagaAGTATGTCTGATTTtcccactctgcagcctctaatcagTATttttgggcttgaaactgggtcaaaaaatagcccagaaattgcccccagcgttttctgctaattctgcacgtggcgcatgtcacgcgtacgtgtcaagtgcgcgtgcgcgtcgatggccTCTGTGCGTATCATGCGTCCGCGGCtggtgcgcgtccgcgtccaTATGGAATGCGCCAGTTTGCATGTACGCGTCAAGTACGCGTGCGCATCGATCCTTGCTGGTCAgctccttagtttcttgtgttccttctatttttacaagcttcctttccatcctctaagccattcctgccctataaagcttgaaaacacttaacacatggatcaaggcatcgaatggtaacaagagaggattaaaattagcaaatttaaggccaaagaagcatgttttcaatcatagcacaaaatcaggaaggaaaatgtaaaacatacgatttctatgaataagtgtgataatatttggataaaatccactaaaGTAAGCAACAGATAAATcgtaaaatagcggtttatcaatcttcccacacttaaatattagcctgtcctcatgctaagctcaagagaagctacaagagagtgaagaagaatggtaGAATTTATGAGATGCAAattatctatatgaatgcaactacatgcaaaaaatgattctacctacttggttaaaaatagataaacctttcaagaacaaatacgaactggatttcactaattcaaatcataaaaatgaagtacaaatagacttgcaagaagaaaatagctcatgaaagccagGAACAAAGAATGGAGCgtcgaaccctcactggaagtgtatacactctaatcactcaagtgtttgaggttcgattctctcaattctctactaatcttactttctaagacttgctcttcttctaccaatcaacaaagaattaatgcacagatacacatatcaagaggtcttttaagggttgtaatggggttagggtcaatgtaggattgtatttggtcaagtggactaaaatctgaatccttaattaacctaaactccccacctaacttaggacaatctatgtaattaaaatgcaaaatctaactacccattaactatgttttcaCATATTTATGCATCCGAATTTGattacaactcatatgcattgctgtcatttactttggggcattttattccctttttatttatttactcttttcctttttttttcttttttttctttgtattttttttcttttgtttttctcaatgcatatgattaaggtattgaatgcataaacatgtccTCAACATTATTTTTCACATTAGTTTTAACAAAAGTTTCCTCAGACAAGTTTAacaaaagttttattcaaattagtgaaatactctaaaaagtttcttgaaaaagaagatATCACTTCAACCATGTAGTGGTAAAGTATGCACGAAATTTAACAAACATgaaatcaaacatgcaaatgcaacaactaatttaacaaagaaaattaaacattggtgttgagatatGATAGTAACTAACctacggagatcggtatcgacctccccacacttaaagattgcaccgtcctcggtgcatgctaagatgagCAAGTGGATAAGTTGCTACAATTGAAGCTTTTTCACCAAAGGTTGTGCATATAGACTTGTCGGTTGCCCCATTGAAAAGCTTTCCCTTACCCTTctcggtggccatcctgaaagaagagaaaaaggaagaaaagtaacccagaaacaAAGATAAGGAAACAAATAGAATATGGGTGGGTAGATGCCAAATAATGAGGatctcaactacatggtagctacaacatacAAGTGAGAAAACAGTAGAAGCAAATGGCATATGAATAGTGCAAAAATTACAATAATGGGGGAGATAgtgtgggtaatgaaagacaatagaagtgcatatcaatgcaaaTAGAATACAAGTATCATTaaaattagcattgacttatatataattaataacaCCCAACAGTTTAAAACAAGTCACGAAGCACCcaaataattcaagaaaagatggaATAGTTGAATaagaacatttaacaccaatggtAAAATAGGAAATTagaaaaagagataaaaatatgaataaaattaagatGCAATGAAGGAAAGAATGTAAATGCAGTATGTAGAAGAGAGTGAAAGAGAATAAGGATGAGAAGGGAGGAGAAAAAAGAATTAGGATTGAGAAGGAAGTAGGATTTGGAAGGAGGGAGCAATTGAAACTGGGCGGCGCACTGATTTAGGAGAGgcggtggtggacgaaattgtgatcaacaatattggctctttggcatgtacacaaaactattgtgtctcttgttcattcaaaatccttattatggcactggttgaattcacaactccgttcaactaaccagcaagtgtactgggtcgtccaagtaataccttacgtgagtaagggtcgaatccacagagattattggtttgaagcaatcgatatttattttattaatcttagttaggatgtcaacaaggattatttggattaaaagtgaaattactagatttgattataaagaTAAAAGAGGGAATAATGTTACTTgagcaatagagttatttgtttgtaaaggattgtggaatatgttggagttctggagatgctttgtcctttgatttcaactcttccttgaattcctcttctcacacgcaggttccttccatggcaagctctatgtagggtgtcaccgttgtcagtggctacttcccatcctcacagtgaaaactatgctcacgcactctgtcacagtacggctaatcaccggttggttcccgctcctactggaatagaatccctcttttgcgtctgtcactaacgcccagcaggttaaagtttgaagcacgtcacagtcattcaatcccggaatcctactcggaataccacagacaaggtttagactttccggattctcatgaatgctgccatcaatccggcttataccacgaagattctgttggggaatctaagagatattcattcaatctgatgtagaacggaggtggttgtcaggtacacgttcatgggttgaggaaggtgatgagtgtcacggatcatcaccttctccacagttaggcgcgaataaacatcttagataagaacaagcgtgtttgaatggaaaacaaaggaattgtattaaatcatcgagacgctgcagagctcctcacccccaacaatggagtttagagactcatgccgtcacaaagtatgtaattcagatctgaaaatgtcatgaggtcccagataagtctgtaaaagttgtttaaatagtaaactagtaacctaggtttacagaaaatggataaactaagataattggtgcagaaatccacttctggggcccacttggtgtgtgctggggctgagactaatgctttccacgtgtggaggcctttcttggcgtcaaactccaagttttgatgtgttttgggcgttcaactccggatcatgacgtttttctggcgtttaactccagacagcagcgtgtacttggcgtttaacgccaagttacgtcgtcaatcttcgcgcaaagtatggactattatatatttctggaaagccctggatgtctactttccaacgccgttgagagcgcgccaattggactcctgtagctccagaaaatccattttgagtgcagggaggtcaggatccaacagcatcaacagtcctttttcagcctaagtcagatttttgctcaactccctcaatttcagccagaaaatacctgaaatcacagaaaaatacacacactcatagtaaagtccagaaatatgatttttgcctaaaaactaatattattttactaaaaactaactgaaacatgctaaaatctacatgaaattacccccaaaaagcgtacaaaatatccgctcatcacaacaccaaacttaaactgttgcttgtcctcaagcaactagatgaataaaataggttctaacagaaattaagaagtaatatatattttagagttttaaatgaagctcagattcttattagatgagcggggcttgtagctttttgtctctgaacagttttggcatctccctgtatctttagaatttcagaataattggcatccttaggaactcagaattcagatagtattattgactctcctagtatagtatgttgattcttgaacacagctacttatgagtcttggccgtggccctaagcactttgtcttccagtattaccaccggatacataaatgccacagacacataactgggtgaaccttttcagattgtgactcagctttgctagagtccccagtcagtggtgtccagagctcttaagcacactcttttgctttggatcacgactttaaccactcagtctcaagcttttcacttggaccttcatgacacaagcacatggttagggacagcttgatttagccgcttaggcctggattttaatttccttaggccctcctatccattgatgctcaaagcctttgatcctttttacccttgccttttggttttaagggctattggctttttctactgctccttcttttttttttctatttttttttcgccattttttttttcgcaatctttctttttcactgctttttcttgcttcaagaatcaatttcatgatttttcagatcatccataatatttttcgtgttcctcatcctttcaggagccaatattcatcaaattcaaagtacaatttatgcactgttcaagc includes:
- the LOC130934460 gene encoding vegetative cell wall protein gp1-like, with amino-acid sequence MALSRTLIIILVAFSTIFSTIAVEEYIVGDDYGWRTLFDYQAWAADKNFYVGDRIELNMFIVFKYVPGWDNVVRVNPDEFITCSVSPNAITLSSGEDEIIFGGTGARWYISSIGNHCKLGQKLAIYVWPAWFPPLPSPAPWTPITPSADPPYTPPAPWTPITPSIVTPPAPLTPIMPPSEPPYAPSAPWTPITPSADPPYTPPAPWTPITPSIVTPPAPFTPIMPPSEPPYAPSAPWTPITPSVEPPYAPAPWTPITPSPEPPYAPWTPITPSTESPYAPQIIPTPIAQAPRTPGTPSSSISPAPAPSSQLHYASWTTSFSHFARSMPKKPFKISHSNLLGV